The following proteins are co-located in the Pseudomonas fluorescens genome:
- a CDS encoding NADP-dependent glyceraldehyde-3-phosphate dehydrogenase, giving the protein MTTSNLLAQLFPASTADIPEQFRLGGPIEQRDYLVDGQLQVWNGPLAQVLSPVQLGDERVHIGSTPLLDADTALTALDAAVRAYDRGQGEWPTMRVAERIQHVEAFLRRMREQRDAVVKLLMWEIGKNLKDSQKEFDRTCDYITDTINALKELDRRSSRFELEQDTLGQIRRVPLGVALCMGPYNYPLNETFTTLIPALIMGNTVVFKPAKLGVLLIRPLLEAFRDSFPAGVINVIYGSGRETVSALMASGKIDIFAFIGTNKAASDLKKLHPKPHRLRAALGLDAKNPGIVLPEVDLDNAVNEAVTGSLSFNGQRCTALKILFVHEDVVERFIEKFNAKLATLKPGMPWEDGVSLTPLPEVGKVDYLNALVADAAQHGAKVVNTNGGASRGAFFYPAVLYPVNPQMRVYHEEQFGPVVPIVPYRDLETVIDYVLDSDFGQQLSIFGTNARQVGRLVDTFANQVGRININAQCQRGPDTFPFNGRKNSAEGTLSVHDALRVFSIRTLVATKFQESNKALLSDILRNRDSSFLTTDYIF; this is encoded by the coding sequence ATGACCACCAGTAACCTGCTCGCCCAGCTGTTTCCCGCCTCCACCGCCGACATTCCCGAGCAATTTCGGCTGGGGGGGCCGATTGAACAGCGTGATTACCTCGTAGACGGCCAGTTGCAGGTGTGGAACGGCCCATTGGCCCAGGTGCTGAGCCCGGTGCAATTGGGGGATGAGCGGGTGCATATCGGCAGCACGCCGCTGTTGGATGCCGACACCGCCCTCACCGCCCTGGACGCCGCCGTGCGCGCCTACGACCGTGGCCAAGGTGAATGGCCGACGATGCGTGTGGCTGAACGTATCCAGCATGTGGAAGCGTTTTTGCGCCGCATGCGCGAACAGCGTGATGCGGTGGTCAAGCTGCTGATGTGGGAGATCGGCAAGAACCTCAAGGACTCGCAAAAAGAATTCGACCGCACCTGCGACTACATCACCGACACCATCAACGCCCTCAAGGAACTCGACCGCCGCTCCAGCCGCTTCGAACTGGAACAGGACACCCTCGGGCAAATCCGCCGCGTGCCGCTGGGTGTGGCACTGTGCATGGGGCCGTATAACTACCCGCTGAACGAGACCTTTACCACGCTGATCCCGGCGTTGATCATGGGCAATACCGTGGTGTTCAAGCCGGCCAAGCTCGGCGTGCTGTTGATCCGCCCATTGCTGGAGGCATTTCGCGACAGCTTCCCGGCCGGGGTGATCAACGTGATCTACGGCAGTGGTCGTGAAACCGTCAGCGCGCTGATGGCCAGCGGCAAGATCGATATCTTCGCGTTTATCGGTACCAACAAGGCCGCCAGCGATTTGAAAAAACTGCACCCCAAACCGCACCGCTTGCGTGCGGCATTGGGCCTGGATGCGAAAAACCCCGGCATCGTGTTGCCAGAGGTCGACCTGGACAATGCGGTCAATGAGGCGGTCACCGGTTCTTTGTCATTCAACGGCCAGCGTTGCACCGCGTTGAAAATCCTGTTTGTGCATGAAGACGTCGTCGAGCGTTTCATTGAGAAATTCAACGCCAAACTGGCAACGTTGAAGCCTGGCATGCCGTGGGAAGACGGCGTTTCACTGACACCGCTGCCGGAAGTGGGCAAGGTCGACTACCTCAACGCACTGGTGGCCGATGCGGCGCAGCACGGCGCCAAGGTGGTGAATACCAATGGCGGCGCGAGTCGCGGTGCGTTCTTCTACCCGGCCGTGCTGTACCCGGTGAACCCGCAGATGCGCGTGTATCACGAGGAACAGTTCGGCCCGGTGGTGCCGATCGTGCCTTACCGTGACCTGGAGACGGTGATCGACTACGTGCTGGACTCGGATTTCGGTCAGCAACTGAGTATTTTTGGCACCAACGCCAGGCAAGTCGGGCGGCTGGTGGACACTTTTGCCAACCAGGTCGGTCGTATCAATATCAACGCCCAGTGCCAGCGCGGGCCGGACACCTTCCCGTTCAATGGGCGCAAGAACTCGGCCGAAGGCACGTTGTCTGTGCATGACGCGTTGCGCGTGTTCTCGATCCGCACGCTGGTAGCGACCAAGTTTCAGGAGAGCAACAAGGCACTGCTCAGCGACATCCTGCGCAACCGTGATTCAAGTTTCTTGACCACTGACTATATTTTCTAA
- a CDS encoding FUSC family protein: MHLPVFARRLLRPLLDPYRRYRHAKLIHAVRVSIGLLATILLTTGINLPHGEWASVTMLIVIGGLQHHGNIGKKAVERAYGTLIGASVGLLLVVQQAYFGQPLLTYLLMSVVCGFFSYHAIGKGGYIALLSAITVFIVAGHGDNPISDGLWRTVDILIGIVLALAFSFALPLYAVYSWRYNLASALRDCAQIYSRIISGQSVTDDEHLKLLNRLNAAMLQLRSLMPSVSKEVRISMTELDAIQRHLRMCISTLEILGNTRPDPRDEQAMARMQMLLKAEHRQIRVQWVGMARALKSGFTERLERSTVHAADESGLEAPVQSALDGYRLLTLQLASNVEAMRQKLAKTSSHWKI; this comes from the coding sequence CTGCATTTGCCCGTGTTCGCTCGGCGCTTGTTGCGCCCTTTGCTGGACCCGTACCGTCGCTATCGCCATGCCAAGCTGATCCACGCGGTACGCGTGTCCATCGGTTTGCTGGCGACGATCCTCCTCACCACCGGCATCAACCTGCCCCACGGTGAATGGGCCTCGGTGACCATGCTGATCGTCATCGGCGGCTTGCAGCACCACGGCAATATCGGCAAAAAAGCCGTAGAGCGCGCCTATGGCACCCTGATCGGCGCCAGCGTGGGCTTGCTGTTGGTGGTGCAACAGGCGTATTTCGGCCAACCGCTGTTGACCTATCTGTTGATGTCGGTGGTGTGCGGGTTCTTTTCCTACCATGCGATTGGCAAGGGCGGTTACATCGCGCTGCTGTCGGCGATCACGGTGTTTATCGTCGCCGGCCATGGGGACAATCCGATATCGGACGGCCTGTGGCGCACCGTGGATATCCTGATCGGCATTGTGCTGGCCCTGGCATTTTCGTTCGCCTTGCCGCTGTATGCCGTGTACTCGTGGCGCTACAACCTGGCCAGTGCGTTGCGCGATTGCGCGCAGATTTATAGCCGGATCATCAGCGGTCAGTCAGTCACCGATGATGAGCACCTCAAACTGCTCAACCGCCTGAACGCGGCGATGCTGCAACTGCGCTCGTTGATGCCGTCGGTGTCCAAGGAAGTACGGATTTCCATGACCGAACTGGACGCGATCCAGCGGCATTTGCGCATGTGCATCAGCACCCTGGAGATTCTTGGCAATACCCGGCCCGATCCACGGGATGAACAGGCGATGGCGCGGATGCAGATGCTGTTGAAGGCCGAACATCGGCAGATTCGCGTGCAGTGGGTGGGAATGGCGCGGGCGTTGAAGTCGGGATTTACCGAACGGCTGGAGCGCTCGACCGTGCATGCCGCAGACGAAAGTGGGCTGGAGGCGCCGGTGCAGAGTGCGTTGGATGGGTATCGGTTGTTGACGTTGCAGTTGGCGAGCAACGTGGAGGCCATGCGCCAGAAGCTTGCCAAGACATCGAGCCACTGGAAGATCTGA
- a CDS encoding YncE family protein, whose amino-acid sequence MSSRPTDSYDLDLAPPTSYFPAVQLQPQFTSTPPLYPETAVWGMGIRHVSPAMFTFLPWAERALGDYYAIRIQDLNNPAASKTISDADASAYYLTVNKLPQGEVPMFGRLVRANSLQESRSITQTILIKLTNPGGRDQEVTKKWHSGLNMSIEGLPTGSVLNKDNTAEGLWCLITKYLYIRKNDIITVRYDGLAVEHVVSPEEAAGPGPIRVFISPEIIKQGNQNGPVEVAFTVKDVVGNVPEGEWLYCKAYKLVSELDSSLLEYPTFLVDEVESDQLDLNLNNRSKLEVEVYRPRRSPKPNPQNRIMLIFKLFPEKGRSKTVTLGPFPDTTKAYQRIPVSYDLFTELAKGRFQVTYELSTSAGVLLGKSGSYTVSVTGLPVSMPAVTVSPFEAGLIPSNTDIVVTLPTYQPHNEFLLETLVLEALDGSVSLTLPQPAGVQGGTRRVTKEALKAFEGLGPFQIYYTTDDGEGTSASLRESVKLQAQVGERVSVLEAPIIQGSRRNNIDPADVKDPEIQLIFPYGNTIAGDVLHWSVVGKDANGSASGKIPINSAYAGAALPLVFFPVNRKVLDNNLNASISVSYSIERAGPPRQVLRSSVLDLTVGAEVKLELPKVLEAGSLQDQLDPKAVVKGATVEVAFKQMRADDQIFVEWLGAYGVSSIVVQVAGDPKTNKVNATIPPEVISKGVRPNGNKITVRYSFTRGQFTYKSEILTLVLQPLAKLPTPIIDGAGETLLPLFSLPNTARTRIAAWDLINKDQLMWMTYEGTFADGTSYIEDTYTANEVTADGVVKGISPATPVDQLRRLKDGSHLTIRFWVSFAQIPDKDTALLFGTADYIVQALAATLPAPSFANKPGAAITVYPLDYEKNAIVAVAYPAMTATQKIVLEWIYPDGTLATIAAQNGVAGGRVDFAISAPIIAASVGKVITLRYKVTSGTRVTPSDAQQLTVQAVRATDLPQAVINGVVDKGTLDLTTFNGDGFLALSPWRLSAAGQKVWITARAEGVVQSTVLGAYPISGVEATSGLKNVAVSRAWLQGVRNGSSIVIECRVTFDGSDDVSTSVVFPVTTYTVKQRTGVIANVAVGQSPEFAVLSKAGDKAFVSNHHGNSISVIDVNARKVIDTIPGINSPFKMVLSPDGSRLYVANFFGRTVTVINPATHGVLMRFDVKGVDVVQGVELNGDGSRLFVSTNVPSLIVVLDAISGSELRRIPTTPNPIAMALNPEKTQIYFTAEQQVTAVNANGLSGVVAKVTGFSRPQDLVFNPNNIPSARIYVADNDFVRIINPVNNALIKSLGGFHYAWGVKMHPTARQCYVGSVGPGGTTSYRDSLFVIDTVTETVINRFTGFDNLADITFTSDGSLALLVNQATGIVSFFSI is encoded by the coding sequence ATGTCCAGCCGGCCTACTGATTCTTATGATCTCGATCTTGCACCGCCCACTTCATATTTCCCTGCTGTGCAGTTACAGCCGCAATTTACCAGTACGCCTCCCCTGTACCCCGAGACTGCCGTATGGGGCATGGGCATCCGTCATGTATCGCCTGCAATGTTCACCTTTCTTCCGTGGGCTGAGCGTGCGCTCGGCGACTATTACGCAATCCGCATTCAGGACCTGAACAACCCTGCTGCTTCAAAAACCATCAGTGACGCGGATGCCAGCGCTTACTACCTGACGGTGAACAAGCTGCCCCAGGGCGAAGTCCCTATGTTCGGGCGGCTCGTGCGAGCCAACAGTTTGCAGGAGAGCCGGTCGATCACCCAAACCATCCTGATCAAATTGACCAACCCCGGCGGCCGTGATCAGGAGGTCACGAAGAAGTGGCACAGTGGTTTGAATATGTCGATAGAAGGCCTGCCCACTGGCTCGGTCCTGAACAAGGACAACACCGCAGAAGGGCTGTGGTGCCTGATCACCAAATACCTGTATATCCGTAAAAACGACATTATCACCGTGCGCTATGACGGGCTGGCGGTGGAGCATGTGGTCAGTCCGGAAGAGGCTGCCGGGCCTGGGCCGATCCGGGTATTTATCAGCCCGGAGATTATCAAGCAGGGCAATCAGAATGGGCCGGTAGAGGTCGCCTTTACGGTTAAAGACGTGGTGGGCAACGTTCCCGAGGGGGAATGGCTGTATTGCAAAGCCTACAAACTGGTGTCGGAACTTGACTCGTCGTTGCTGGAATACCCGACCTTTCTTGTCGATGAGGTTGAGTCTGATCAACTGGACCTTAACCTCAATAACCGGTCCAAGTTGGAGGTGGAGGTCTATCGGCCGCGCAGGTCGCCCAAACCCAACCCGCAAAATCGGATCATGTTGATTTTCAAGCTTTTCCCGGAGAAAGGGCGAAGCAAGACAGTGACACTGGGGCCCTTCCCCGATACCACCAAGGCTTACCAACGGATCCCCGTCAGCTACGACCTTTTCACGGAGCTGGCCAAGGGGCGTTTTCAAGTGACGTACGAATTGAGCACCAGCGCTGGCGTACTGCTGGGCAAGTCGGGCAGTTACACGGTCAGTGTGACGGGCTTGCCGGTATCAATGCCGGCGGTGACCGTCAGCCCGTTTGAGGCGGGGCTGATCCCTTCGAATACCGACATTGTCGTAACACTACCTACCTACCAGCCGCACAATGAGTTTCTGTTGGAAACCCTGGTGCTCGAAGCCCTCGACGGCAGCGTAAGCCTTACCCTGCCGCAACCGGCAGGCGTCCAGGGCGGCACGCGCCGCGTGACCAAGGAGGCACTCAAGGCGTTTGAAGGCCTAGGCCCGTTCCAGATTTATTACACCACCGATGACGGTGAGGGCACATCGGCGTCCCTGCGTGAATCAGTGAAGCTGCAGGCTCAGGTGGGTGAGCGTGTGTCGGTGTTGGAAGCTCCGATCATTCAAGGCTCCCGCCGTAACAACATCGACCCTGCCGATGTAAAAGACCCTGAAATTCAACTGATCTTCCCCTACGGGAATACGATTGCCGGCGACGTGCTGCATTGGAGTGTGGTCGGCAAGGACGCGAACGGCTCTGCCAGTGGCAAAATCCCGATCAACAGTGCATACGCGGGGGCCGCCTTGCCGTTGGTGTTTTTCCCGGTTAACCGTAAAGTCCTGGATAACAACCTCAACGCCAGCATCAGTGTCAGCTACAGCATTGAACGTGCGGGGCCGCCTCGACAAGTCTTGCGCTCCAGTGTGCTTGATCTTACCGTCGGTGCGGAGGTGAAACTGGAACTGCCCAAAGTGCTGGAGGCCGGCAGTCTGCAGGACCAACTTGACCCCAAAGCGGTGGTCAAGGGCGCCACCGTGGAGGTCGCGTTCAAACAGATGCGCGCCGATGACCAGATTTTTGTCGAGTGGTTGGGAGCGTATGGGGTCAGCAGTATTGTGGTGCAAGTGGCGGGTGACCCGAAGACCAACAAGGTCAATGCCACTATCCCGCCTGAGGTGATTTCCAAGGGCGTGCGCCCCAACGGCAATAAAATCACCGTGCGGTACAGCTTTACCCGTGGGCAATTCACCTACAAGTCCGAGATATTGACGCTTGTCCTGCAGCCGCTCGCGAAGCTGCCGACGCCGATCATCGACGGGGCTGGCGAGACCCTGCTGCCGCTCTTTAGCCTGCCGAATACGGCCCGCACCCGTATCGCCGCATGGGATTTAATCAATAAAGACCAATTAATGTGGATGACCTACGAAGGCACTTTTGCCGACGGCACGTCCTATATCGAAGATACCTACACCGCCAATGAGGTGACGGCTGACGGCGTCGTCAAGGGCATTTCGCCTGCAACGCCGGTGGATCAACTGCGTCGACTCAAGGACGGCTCGCACCTGACCATTCGCTTTTGGGTCAGTTTTGCGCAGATCCCCGACAAGGACACCGCGCTCTTGTTTGGGACCGCCGACTATATTGTCCAAGCATTGGCAGCCACCCTGCCGGCACCGAGCTTTGCCAACAAACCTGGGGCCGCGATTACCGTTTACCCGTTGGACTACGAGAAAAATGCAATAGTGGCGGTGGCGTATCCAGCCATGACGGCTACGCAAAAAATTGTCCTGGAGTGGATCTACCCGGACGGCACCCTGGCCACGATCGCTGCACAGAACGGAGTGGCCGGTGGGCGCGTAGATTTCGCCATCAGTGCGCCAATCATCGCGGCGAGTGTGGGTAAGGTCATCACATTGCGTTACAAGGTGACGTCTGGCACCCGAGTGACGCCGTCTGATGCCCAGCAACTGACGGTACAAGCTGTCCGCGCGACAGACTTGCCGCAGGCAGTGATTAACGGGGTTGTCGATAAAGGCACGTTGGACCTGACCACGTTCAATGGCGATGGGTTCCTGGCATTGAGCCCCTGGCGTTTGAGTGCTGCCGGGCAAAAGGTGTGGATCACCGCACGCGCTGAGGGTGTAGTCCAATCAACTGTGCTGGGGGCCTATCCGATTAGTGGGGTTGAGGCGACGAGTGGCTTGAAGAATGTGGCAGTTTCCAGAGCCTGGCTGCAGGGGGTACGCAACGGTAGCAGTATCGTGATTGAGTGCCGAGTGACGTTTGATGGCAGTGATGATGTATCGACGTCCGTGGTATTTCCGGTCACGACCTACACCGTCAAACAACGGACGGGGGTTATCGCCAACGTTGCGGTAGGGCAGAGCCCGGAATTTGCGGTTCTTTCGAAGGCGGGTGACAAAGCGTTTGTCTCCAACCACCACGGCAATTCGATTTCAGTGATCGATGTGAATGCCCGCAAGGTCATTGATACCATCCCCGGAATTAATTCACCGTTCAAAATGGTGCTGAGCCCGGACGGCTCCCGACTCTATGTCGCCAACTTCTTTGGGCGCACCGTCACCGTCATCAATCCTGCAACCCACGGTGTGCTGATGAGGTTTGATGTGAAGGGTGTTGACGTGGTTCAGGGGGTTGAACTCAACGGGGATGGTTCACGCCTGTTTGTCTCGACGAATGTGCCGTCGCTGATCGTCGTTCTTGATGCAATCTCCGGCAGTGAGCTGCGTCGGATCCCCACTACGCCAAACCCTATCGCGATGGCGCTCAACCCGGAAAAAACGCAGATTTACTTCACCGCAGAACAGCAAGTAACGGCCGTCAATGCCAACGGATTGAGTGGTGTGGTAGCCAAAGTTACGGGGTTCTCCAGGCCTCAGGATCTCGTCTTCAATCCCAACAACATTCCATCCGCCCGTATCTATGTCGCGGATAACGATTTTGTGCGGATCATTAATCCTGTGAACAATGCCCTTATCAAATCGCTGGGGGGGTTCCATTACGCCTGGGGCGTCAAGATGCATCCGACTGCCCGTCAATGCTATGTGGGGTCAGTAGGCCCAGGGGGGACGACGAGTTATCGCGATTCGCTGTTCGTTATCGATACCGTGACGGAAACAGTCATTAATCGATTTACGGGTTTCGACAACCTTGCCGACATCACTTTCACCTCTGACGGTAGTCTTGCGCTTCTGGTTAATCAGGCAACGGGTATCGTGTCGTTCTTTTCGATTTAA
- a CDS encoding TetR/AcrR family transcriptional regulator has translation MVAKKLSAPNVTKTRLLDATEALFIKYGYDAVLLRQITERAQVNLAAVNYHFGDKDSLMKTLLMQRLEPLNEQRLELLARCEAEASGPLDCDTLLGVLFAPAMGLERSDPASGEGRSFIRFLGRVYSDTSPFIQEYLKVHYQPVFQRFFEAFALALPDLPRNELGVRLQFALKAISGVMAGTELRLLMNSMSLGRPATDAEVMAKLITLVSAAIRVPQQSPEAETALAKVLDTQRAIREQATAPASKAAR, from the coding sequence ATGGTCGCGAAGAAACTCAGCGCTCCAAACGTTACCAAGACTCGACTGCTGGATGCGACAGAGGCTCTTTTCATCAAATACGGCTATGACGCCGTGCTGCTGCGGCAGATTACCGAGCGCGCGCAGGTGAACCTGGCCGCCGTGAACTATCACTTCGGGGACAAGGATTCCCTGATGAAAACCCTGCTGATGCAGCGCCTGGAGCCGCTCAACGAGCAGCGCCTGGAATTGCTTGCGCGCTGCGAAGCTGAAGCCAGCGGCCCGCTCGATTGCGACACCTTGCTTGGGGTGCTGTTTGCCCCGGCCATGGGCCTGGAACGCAGCGACCCGGCCAGCGGCGAAGGGCGCTCGTTCATTCGTTTCCTGGGGCGGGTGTACAGCGACACCTCGCCGTTTATCCAGGAATACCTCAAGGTGCATTACCAGCCGGTATTTCAGCGCTTCTTCGAAGCCTTCGCCCTGGCATTGCCGGACTTGCCACGCAACGAGCTGGGTGTGCGCCTGCAATTTGCGCTCAAGGCGATTTCCGGGGTGATGGCGGGGACGGAACTGCGCTTGCTGATGAATTCCATGAGCCTGGGCCGGCCGGCCACTGATGCCGAAGTGATGGCTAAGTTGATCACGCTGGTCTCGGCCGCGATTCGTGTGCCGCAACAAAGTCCTGAGGCCGAAACCGCGCTGGCCAAGGTGTTGGATACCCAGCGTGCGATTCGTGAACAAGCAACTGCGCCTGCTTCCAAAGCGGCCCGTTGA
- a CDS encoding ABC transporter ATP-binding protein yields the protein MMTDTPAHPGLISLQGIGKSYQLAGQHLSILNDVCLSIASGDSCGILGASGSGKSTLLNILGLLDLPNCGRYHFAGHDIFSATPDELAAIRNQQIGFVFQSFNLLPRLSALDNVALPLSYRGVSRHESVEQALRMLAQVGLAERAHHRPADLSGGQRQRVAIARALVGKPSVILADEPTGNLDSTTAQEIMDLLLALNREQQVTLIIVTHDAHIAERLERKILVRNGVVQEAERL from the coding sequence ATGATGACAGATACCCCCGCGCACCCAGGCTTGATCTCCCTGCAAGGCATCGGCAAAAGCTATCAGCTCGCCGGGCAACACCTGTCCATTCTTAATGATGTGTGCCTGTCCATCGCCAGCGGCGACAGCTGCGGCATTCTCGGCGCCTCCGGTTCCGGCAAAAGCACCCTGCTCAATATCCTCGGCTTGCTGGACCTGCCCAACTGCGGCCGGTACCACTTTGCCGGTCACGATATTTTCAGCGCGACGCCCGATGAGCTGGCCGCGATCCGCAACCAGCAGATCGGTTTTGTGTTCCAGAGCTTCAACCTGCTGCCGCGCCTCAGTGCGCTGGACAACGTCGCCCTGCCCCTCAGTTACCGCGGTGTGTCGCGCCATGAATCAGTGGAGCAGGCACTGCGCATGCTCGCGCAAGTCGGCCTGGCGGAGCGCGCCCACCATCGCCCCGCCGACCTCTCCGGTGGTCAGCGCCAGCGCGTGGCGATTGCTCGCGCCCTGGTCGGCAAACCCTCGGTGATCCTCGCCGACGAACCCACCGGCAACCTCGACAGCACCACCGCCCAGGAGATCATGGACTTGCTCCTGGCCCTCAACCGCGAACAGCAGGTGACGCTGATCATCGTCACCCATGACGCGCATATCGCCGAGCGCCTGGAGCGCAAGATTCTGGTACGCAATGGCGTGGTGCAGGAGGCCGAGCGCCTATGA
- a CDS encoding ABC transporter permease: MSLRVERSLRVEQSLSQLLHEAFVSLRTLGKRSVLALLGIVIGSSSVVALINIGHNAAVDAALIFKDMGTDTLVAQFPPKGNSNALMRASLDLDAVRRTVPGIGHIGALSVFGGPIVFHGRTVSANVVGTTPDIKDAMRLAVREGRFLSNFDAGETYGVVGDQIAQALSTPGDPLKLGDRVRINDYLFLVVGILHNQPRAMLMPVQANESLFIPAEGMRRIYPTPQISNVLIRAMPGQDMDRIARDAAVALKSQLTDRDVDIQVPQQMIDGMTRQSRTFAYLLLALGAISLVGGGVGVMNVMLMNVSERRREIGIRMALGARQRDIRNLFLLEAVTLTAVGALCGAVLGMTAAWLYAWLSGWQFALAAAALPLGVGSTLLVGLFFGIYPAVSASRLQPVEALRDE, from the coding sequence ATGAGCCTGCGGGTAGAGCGCAGCCTGCGGGTTGAACAGAGCCTCAGCCAACTGCTGCATGAAGCGTTCGTCAGCCTGCGCACCCTGGGCAAACGCTCAGTCCTGGCACTGCTGGGTATCGTGATCGGCAGTTCATCGGTGGTGGCGTTGATCAATATCGGCCACAACGCGGCGGTGGATGCCGCGCTGATTTTCAAGGACATGGGCACCGACACCCTGGTCGCCCAGTTCCCGCCCAAAGGCAACAGCAATGCACTGATGCGCGCCAGCCTCGACCTCGACGCGGTACGCCGAACGGTGCCGGGCATCGGTCATATCGGCGCGCTCAGTGTGTTCGGCGGGCCCATCGTGTTCCACGGTCGCACGGTCAGCGCCAACGTTGTCGGCACCACGCCGGACATCAAGGACGCCATGCGCCTGGCGGTGCGTGAGGGGCGTTTTCTATCGAACTTCGACGCCGGCGAAACCTACGGCGTGGTCGGCGACCAGATTGCCCAGGCCCTGAGTACGCCGGGCGACCCACTGAAGTTGGGTGATCGCGTGCGCATCAACGATTACCTGTTCCTGGTGGTGGGCATCCTGCACAACCAACCCCGCGCCATGCTGATGCCGGTGCAAGCCAACGAATCCCTGTTCATCCCCGCCGAAGGCATGCGCCGCATCTACCCGACCCCGCAAATCAGCAATGTGCTCATCCGTGCCATGCCCGGCCAGGACATGGACCGCATCGCCCGCGACGCCGCCGTCGCACTGAAAAGCCAGCTCACCGACCGCGATGTCGACATCCAGGTGCCCCAACAAATGATCGATGGCATGACCCGGCAAAGCCGCACGTTCGCCTACTTGTTGCTGGCCCTGGGTGCCATTTCCCTGGTTGGCGGCGGTGTCGGGGTGATGAACGTAATGCTGATGAATGTCTCGGAGCGCCGTCGTGAAATCGGCATTCGCATGGCCTTGGGTGCGCGCCAGCGCGACATCCGCAACCTGTTCCTGCTGGAGGCCGTCACGCTGACGGCCGTCGGCGCATTATGCGGCGCGGTGCTGGGCATGACTGCCGCCTGGCTCTACGCCTGGCTGTCGGGCTGGCAGTTTGCCCTGGCTGCCGCCGCCCTGCCGTTGGGGGTCGGCAGTACACTGCTGGTCGGCCTGTTCTTTGGCATCTACCCGGCGGTCTCGGCCTCGCGGCTGCAGCCGGTGGAGGCCTTGCGTGATGAATAA
- a CDS encoding TolC family protein, with product MNKWLGLLVLVSLPGMAADVVINPSAPSTTRSGYDRSVSLNAQVTTMTLGDAVYLGLRNNPAIRSAYLQRVAQKFDLRVAEDTFNPKLTLNSYYRQSRGSVDNSRNANLAPNATLLGEYGTRLSMAWTQQLNTADRAGRYRSDGLDLALIQPLMRGAGWDATTAPLRLSRLSEQANRLNLKATVAQTISQIIATYRELLRAQEQLSIVQDALKRSNTLLEVNKALISAGRMAEFEIVQTEADIATQQLGVEEARNQLDTSRLALLRLLALDLSTPIRASEALEAKPMVIDKRQAFNLAQTQQPEYLAALLGSQQADLNLVIAKDSGRWQVDLVAGANQVRDAYSNSNSNIDNGNNHNRTWNSYAGVQVQIPIGDISTRQAEVRARVNVEDQEIRIADARQELERNVNDVVRDLGTRWRQYEISQRAVELSRRKIEIEREKLSAGRSSNFQVLSFEADLRNAENAQLNALIAYLNAQTQFDLTLGMTLESWEIALNDY from the coding sequence ATGAATAAATGGCTCGGCTTGCTCGTGCTGGTCAGCCTGCCGGGCATGGCCGCCGACGTGGTCATCAACCCGTCCGCCCCCAGCACCACGCGCAGTGGTTACGATCGAAGCGTGTCGCTGAACGCGCAGGTCACCACGATGACCTTGGGCGATGCGGTGTACCTGGGCTTGCGCAACAACCCGGCGATCCGCAGTGCCTACCTGCAGCGGGTGGCGCAGAAGTTCGATCTGCGGGTGGCCGAAGACACGTTCAACCCCAAGCTCACCCTCAACAGTTATTACCGCCAAAGTCGCGGCTCGGTCGATAACTCGCGCAATGCCAACCTGGCCCCGAATGCAACCCTGCTTGGCGAGTACGGCACCCGGCTGAGCATGGCCTGGACCCAACAACTGAACACCGCCGACCGCGCTGGCCGCTACCGCAGCGACGGCCTGGACCTGGCGCTCATCCAGCCGCTCATGCGCGGCGCAGGTTGGGACGCCACCACCGCGCCGCTGCGCCTGTCGCGCCTGTCGGAGCAGGCCAACCGCCTGAACCTCAAGGCCACCGTGGCGCAGACCATCAGCCAGATCATCGCCACTTACCGTGAATTGCTGCGCGCCCAGGAGCAGTTGAGCATTGTCCAGGATGCCCTGAAACGTTCCAACACCTTGCTGGAAGTGAACAAGGCGCTGATCAGCGCGGGGCGCATGGCCGAGTTCGAAATCGTGCAGACCGAAGCCGATATCGCGACTCAGCAACTCGGTGTGGAAGAAGCCCGCAACCAGCTGGACACCAGCCGCCTGGCGCTATTGCGCCTGTTGGCCCTGGACCTGTCGACGCCGATCCGCGCCAGTGAGGCGCTGGAAGCCAAGCCGATGGTCATCGACAAGCGCCAGGCCTTCAACCTCGCGCAAACCCAGCAGCCGGAATACCTCGCCGCCCTGCTCGGTAGCCAGCAGGCCGACCTCAACCTGGTCATCGCCAAGGATTCCGGACGCTGGCAAGTGGACCTGGTGGCCGGGGCCAACCAGGTACGCGATGCCTACAGCAACAGCAACAGCAACATCGACAATGGCAACAACCATAACCGCACCTGGAACAGCTACGCCGGTGTGCAGGTGCAGATCCCGATTGGCGACATCAGCACGCGCCAGGCCGAGGTGCGAGCACGGGTCAATGTGGAGGATCAGGAGATCCGCATCGCCGATGCGCGCCAGGAACTGGAGCGCAACGTCAACGACGTGGTGCGTGACCTCGGCACCCGCTGGCGCCAGTATGAAATCTCCCAGCGGGCCGTGGAACTGTCGCGCCGCAAGATCGAGATCGAGCGGGAGAAACTCAGCGCCGGGCGCTCCAGCAACTTCCAGGTGCTGAGTTTCGAGGCCGACCTGCGCAATGCCGAGAACGCGCAGCTCAACGCGCTGATCGCTTATTTGAACGCCCAGACCCAGTTCGACCTGACACTGGGCATGACGCTGGAAAGTTGGGAAATCGCCCTCAATGACTACTAA